In a single window of the Planctomycetia bacterium genome:
- the xerC gene encoding tyrosine recombinase XerC has product MSQEHPLVTDFLNYLRFERHFSPHTGKCYAADLYQFGQFLLGGPDAAAQASVQTRKSPSVGGYGGGGSTAVATAPVSTQNAGQLQLLREKLLGADANQIRSFLSFLHEREYSKATSARKLATLRSFYKFCLRRNFVTQNPVATIRTPKQEKRLPKFLDVTQMQKLLSTPDDSTLLGARDRAMLETLYSTGVRVSELVALNISDVDAPGQCLRIRGKGRKERIAPIGPTALIAIRKYVDMRSRDPRNATFDQQPLFVNKHGQRLSTRSVRRKLDKYLIMCGLDPSISPHTIRHTFATHMLNNGADLRSVQELLGHQSISTTQVYTHVTTAQLKRDYDNSHPRS; this is encoded by the coding sequence ATGAGCCAAGAACATCCACTCGTGACAGATTTTCTAAACTACCTGCGCTTCGAGCGCCACTTCTCGCCCCACACGGGAAAGTGTTATGCCGCTGATCTGTATCAGTTCGGCCAGTTTCTACTGGGCGGGCCTGATGCGGCAGCACAGGCTTCTGTGCAAACGCGCAAGAGCCCGTCGGTCGGCGGCTATGGCGGCGGCGGCTCGACCGCGGTGGCAACGGCCCCGGTGTCGACGCAGAACGCCGGTCAGCTTCAGTTGCTTCGCGAGAAGCTGCTGGGGGCCGACGCGAATCAGATTCGCTCCTTCCTTTCATTCCTGCACGAGCGGGAGTACTCGAAGGCGACTTCTGCGCGGAAGCTCGCCACGCTGCGAAGCTTCTACAAGTTCTGCCTGCGGCGAAACTTCGTCACGCAGAACCCGGTCGCCACGATCCGGACTCCGAAGCAGGAAAAGCGCCTGCCGAAGTTCCTCGACGTGACGCAGATGCAGAAGCTGCTCTCGACGCCGGACGATTCGACGCTCCTGGGAGCGCGGGATCGGGCGATGCTCGAGACGCTGTACTCGACCGGCGTTCGCGTGAGCGAGCTGGTCGCACTCAATATCTCCGACGTCGATGCCCCCGGGCAGTGCCTGCGGATTCGCGGCAAGGGGCGCAAGGAGCGAATCGCTCCGATCGGCCCGACGGCGCTGATTGCCATTCGCAAGTACGTGGATATGCGATCGCGCGATCCGCGGAACGCGACGTTCGATCAGCAGCCTCTCTTCGTCAACAAACACGGCCAGCGCCTCTCCACGAGAAGCGTTCGCCGCAAGCTCGATAAGTATCTGATCATGTGCGGTCTTGATCCGTCGATCAGCCCCCACACGATCCGCCACACCTTCGCGACCCACATGCTGAACAACGGCGCCGACCTGCGAAGCGTTCAGGAGCTGCTCGGACACCAGTCGATCAGCACCACCCAGGTCTATACGCACGTGACCACAGCCCAACTGAAGCGGGATTACGACAACAGTCATCCGCGCTCCTGA
- a CDS encoding PD40 domain-containing protein, with protein MKWFKSFGAILAAGVCLCVALSCTTGWERTASRTVPASTDEREYGPESAGAEGSWTESDANRDLMLFGQGNPARDVAFQAKAATNLQQHTPPSEGADFDPALDASASTIVFASTRHSPHSHLYTKPAQGATITQISDENASDAQPVYSPDGKQIAFASDRAGHWDIWLLDADGRNPRQVTNNPMPELHPSWSPDGKQIVYCRVHPQEGQGELWICDVDNPGVKRLIGEGLFPSWSPKGDAIAYQRARARGSRWFSIWTIQIQENEALFPTEVASSTDAAFIAPCWSPDGTRIAFAWVHSPDSRNEAGQAVRRGRSDIGVVDVDGRGLQRLTSGTGEHYSPSWSSDGRIFFTARRNKTETIWSLRPFRPSGFETPPALTGSRKAAQVIETVD; from the coding sequence ATGAAGTGGTTCAAAAGCTTCGGTGCGATCCTCGCGGCTGGTGTTTGTCTTTGTGTGGCCTTGTCGTGCACGACGGGTTGGGAGCGGACCGCATCGCGCACGGTGCCGGCGTCAACTGACGAGCGAGAATACGGGCCAGAGTCAGCTGGAGCGGAGGGATCATGGACCGAAAGCGACGCCAACCGTGACCTGATGCTGTTTGGGCAGGGCAATCCGGCACGCGATGTGGCATTTCAGGCGAAGGCGGCGACGAATCTCCAGCAGCACACGCCGCCCAGCGAAGGCGCGGACTTTGACCCGGCCCTGGACGCGTCGGCGAGCACGATCGTCTTTGCCTCGACGCGACATTCTCCGCACAGTCATCTTTATACCAAGCCGGCGCAGGGGGCGACGATCACGCAGATCTCCGACGAGAACGCATCTGACGCCCAGCCGGTCTATTCGCCGGATGGCAAGCAGATTGCCTTTGCAAGTGATCGCGCCGGTCACTGGGACATCTGGCTGCTTGACGCTGACGGACGTAATCCGCGGCAGGTGACGAATAACCCGATGCCTGAGCTGCATCCGAGCTGGTCGCCGGACGGCAAGCAGATTGTTTATTGCCGCGTGCATCCGCAGGAGGGGCAGGGCGAGCTTTGGATCTGTGACGTGGACAACCCTGGCGTGAAGCGGCTGATCGGGGAAGGGCTTTTTCCTTCATGGTCCCCGAAGGGTGACGCCATTGCCTATCAGCGGGCACGGGCGCGCGGCAGCCGATGGTTCAGCATCTGGACCATTCAGATACAGGAAAACGAGGCGTTATTCCCGACGGAAGTGGCGAGCAGTACGGATGCGGCGTTCATCGCCCCCTGCTGGTCGCCCGACGGGACGCGTATCGCATTTGCCTGGGTTCACTCTCCGGACTCCCGGAATGAAGCGGGACAGGCCGTTCGTCGAGGGCGGTCGGACATCGGCGTCGTTGACGTAGATGGCCGGGGCCTTCAGCGACTGACCAGTGGCACGGGCGAGCATTACTCTCCGTCGTGGTCGTCTGACGGGCGCATCTTCTTTACTGCGCGACGAAACAAAACGGAGACGATCTGGAGCCTTCGGCCGTTCCGGCCGTCGGGCTTTGAAACACCCCCGGCGCTGACCGGCAGCCGAAAGGCGGCGCAGGTCATCGAGACGGTCGACTAG